The Leopardus geoffroyi isolate Oge1 chromosome C3, O.geoffroyi_Oge1_pat1.0, whole genome shotgun sequence genomic interval TGAAAGAGGTAGAAACTAggttgactttatttattttgaaactagGCTGACTTAAAGAGTGTGGATCGACAAAGAGATGATGGTAGAAtctatcaggaaagaaaaaatagctcAAGCTAAGGCAACACGGAAGGAAAAGCACATGGTAATATGGAAACTAGAAGCCCCCCAAATTTTATCTAGAAGCAGCAATCAGCAATTACAGAACCCAAGGAGAGACAGTGTGGCATAATGCTTTGGAATtagattcaaatcccagttctactACTTAATAGTGAAGTACCAAGCCAAATCAGTTAAGATGcctaaatttttgtttcattagctATTGAGTTACTTAACATTTCTTGgtttaatgaaatataatagcACAGTGAGTACTGAACAGTTACTAATTCTCTCTCTTGACTTGTCTAAATTCACATAGCCTGTGGGGAGTCAGaactctcttttttcccctcactctGGCCAgggttatgtttgtttttaaatctcaaaacatCAACTACTAAGAATAACCTTATTCAGACAGAAGGGTCATGTTGTTAGAATAGGAGGCTATGACATTATAGAAAATCAGAatctttaaaagtattaaatttcttaattttatatatagatttccacttatttttagtaattatGTGTATGAGCAGTTTTATCTTAAGTGACATTACACAGTGAGGTACATCAAAACAACATCAAGCTTCTTATAAGTTTAAAACCTTCTGAAATGACAActtactaaaatgtttaaaaatcctGCTAGGTTATAGAGAGTATTACATTATTTAGGTGGCTGCCTCCTGACAAGGTCTAATGGTCGTTCTttgtaacaaaaaacaaacttatcAGCCTGTTACTATTTCTGAGAAGCTGAGTACTATTTTTTCAGTATTCGAGTTAAAAGATCTCTGGCCAGCAgactaaaatgtttgttttataattgcCCGCTGAACTATGATAGTTTGTTTCCAGATGGTGCCCTTCCTTCAACCTGCACACAGTCTCTCCTTGTTCGGAGCTATTCAACCTCCTGCTGATCCCACTACCCCCACCCCTATTTAAGGCTACAGAGAGGAAATCCTAAGGAGGAGACTTTCCCCCCCTAGTCTCCAGCAATTTTTTGGTGACGTAATATGTGGGCTGAACTTGAGTTtactgagaaagagagggaatcacTATTCAAGGGTACTGTATATACAATCTGGGTCAGCTGCAGCTGGTTACTGCATTTCTCCATGTGGCAGACAGAGCAAAGCCACAATGCTTTCTCTGCCGGATTAACGACAGCCCACAGACCAGAACTTCCACTATACTACTTAAAATTACATAGGTGGCTTGTCAAATTCAATTGATGAGTgttgtaagaagaaaaagaagttcgTTATTACAGCTTGGATTCAACGgtccaaaacaaaaatgcaattgCCATTAAAGTCACAGATGAACAAACTtctacactgatttttaaaagcgAGAATAAGAGCAGCAAGTTTCTGGGTCTGCTTTACCAACAGATGCATCaaggtattttaatatttcttgtttttatttaaaaatgctgtatgtcaaaattttatatttgtagaaatttcaaaatcttttactaaacaaagaatttataaatacGCTACAATTTATCTTAGCTgaaaaaggttttcttttgcaCCTTTATGTAAAAACTGGTCCTTATGTACATACTCTGTGGTGATTGATGCATTATATGAGGTTCACTTTAACAACATGTGGTGTATATGCTTACACATCGGTAGATACGTGCTTGGTTTCAGAGAACAAGTGCTTTCGTGACACTAGACAGAAATTTTAACAAGTAACAGATTAAATGTATAAGGCTGATAACACAGTGAGTAAAAACAAAGGgatacaaacaaaagaaaacagctgTAAACATGTCTCTCTTCCTGCAGTTATAGTGTGTAAGTTTATGCATACTGTTAGAGATCTTAAAGTATAGCTACAAAACACAGCTaagaacatataaaattaacttaaagGCTTTAGAACAATTCCCCAGTTATAGCATAACCCAATATGAAGCGGAAATTTTGTAAAGATTAAAGGTAAGTCTATGGTATTTCTTGCAAAAACTCAAAACTGTAACTAACTTTCCAGGTTTACATGCAACAGGAATTTAACTTGGGTCACACACATTAAAACTGCTATAACTAGAATTacttaaaaaagcaaagttattgacacacaaaaaaacctaaaactttaTAGATTaggattaaggaaaaaaataaaatgtgacagaAGTATTAAGTAGTCAGCAGTAACAGTAGAAAATAAGAACCCAGAAGAACCAATTACTTAAATACATGattaaaagaccaaaaatatataatacttttaGATAGACATAATTTTGGTAACCATACATATGAGGTTTCTTTCAATATTCTACCTGAGGGCTTTGTTTAATTGTATTATGAGAAagaactgttaaaaataaaattactagtTACCAATAGTTAGCTTTATCATCAAAGACACTTAAGTTTTTTATGATTTGgggattttctgttcttttaaaaaactaaaggcaTTAAATGGTAAGAATCTTCAACAAGCAAATAATTGTAAAGCTAAGATTTCTTCAACTTTACTTACATGTCTTTTCCTTAAAGATTCAAACTCTAAATCCTGGGAGGATCTCTGTTAAACATATTTTACAAGAAACTGATAACATGTCCAAGCAATACTGCATCTGAAATACTCTCATctctctttctgttgttgttgttgttttttttttttttgctatgaaaAGTGCAGGACCTCATTCAACCTCATTTCTTACTGAGTCCTTAGGCAAGCATTTAATCTGACACCCCAAACACACAGATAACTATCCCTTTCTTAGATGTCTCCAGGGGATGAGATTGTTTTCAAGTCTTTTCCCAGAATATAATTCACAATCTAGAAGTACCTAAGGTATCTTCAGTGCTTCATAAATTTAGGTTCATTGCCTCATGCTATTTTCGGTGCGTGAGATAACCAGTTAAATGCCTCTATGCATTTACCATCTGAAAGGAAGTAAatcctgatttttatttcttctctctactAGCTGGCAAATGTAGCAACTATGAAGAGAAACAGTACTAATAAAATTAACCCAAGGCAtggaagactttttttctttttttcctaaaaacaacCAAGCAAAGGCACAGATTTAAACTTAAGTATACTGTAACTAATTTATAACATTCTCTTGGGACCTaggaaaattttaacatatacaGAAAGGTTTTATGAGGTAACACAGATTTATAGatctttcacttttaaaactgAACGTGGTGGGGAAATACTGAAGTTTTCAGAAAATGTAgtagtaaatgtatttttaaaaccagttctTTACTCATGACGTAGCTAGTCTACTTACTTAAGAAATGTGGCTCCTTATTCTTCTTTATGTGACAACTAAgtcattacttttataataaggGTAAGGGAATTATATTTGCTTAAAAGAAACCTTTAATTGCCTCCTTTAAATACTTACTTAGGTCAGATTCTCTCATGGTACACAAGGATTTATCTTACGACTTAATCGTAGAGGAGCCCACAAAGAGCTAAGGCAGAACATACTGCTATTTCAACTTTTCACGTTTTTGTTCTTTCATGACAACACTGATGTAAAGTCACAATAACAGTCTTGGATTATATGTTCTTAGTTGTTCTATACAAATCTGTGTCTGGTAGGAAACACAAGCTGTTCAAATCAGAATACTGTTTATGAAATTCTACTTGTTTGGAAGTTTCATGATAGGTTCTGAATTTCCCTTGTTTTGGTAGCTTATGTCatagattacttaaataattttatgatcTAAGAGTTTCCATTCTATTAttaaagtgaaatgaatgaaGTTGAGGACTAGCTAAGTTAACTATGCAGGAGAAATACTATACATTTGAACCAGGAGGCTGACGGCTTCTACTTTActgtcctcagtttttaaaataaaccacaTCTAAATTCCATGAATCTGCAAATATAGCAAGAAATCTTATATTGGTTTTTGGCATAAGGAACTCTAGTACAATAGCAgtccttttcttataaaatagaCAGATGATGTTTAAGGTCTAAATTTTCTACTCATGTCTGaggcaaaatataaaaacaaaaaactaaaagtattcATCCAAGTGTGCTTTTGATGATCACTTAGCAAGAGAAGGCCTCTGATATAAATAAGGAATACTATTATGCTCACTCCTCCTATCTTATGTTAGTGACAGAAAAATACTCCACACTCCACCCTTTGCTTATTTTCATTCTCACTCCACCTTCAAAACACCAAAGGAgacatggttttaaaaagtaGTGGTCACCTTCATAACTACAAGTCAAAGAGTCCTTATTTCACTGATTTTAATAATAAcctttattttgggggagggttCATACTTACAAGTTAGATATATATCAACTGATACAACACATACAGAGGAAAAGGAATGACAGCAGAAAAGTTTGGGACAGAAAAATGATGGAAACAGAGCCTAACAAAAATGATTCCCAAATACCTTTTCATAAATAAGCAATGGGTCAATGTAAAGAGATACACACCAGGAAAAACTGAAAAACGAGAGACACAAAGTTAAGGCTCCTCTGTAGTTACACCACGACTAGGATAAAAAACACAGGTCTAGCAAAGTTAGGAGAAGATCAGAATCGCATTTGAACGCCAATGTTGGCTTCTCTGGTACTTTATCTCTGTGTAAAATGATATACATTTATTTCACAGTGTTGTTGTGAATgcaaatatattgtttttttttttttttaatttttttttttcaacgtttatttatttttgggacagagagagacagagcatgaacgggggaggggcagagagagagggagacacagaatcggaaacaggctccaggctccgagccatcagcccagagcccgacgcggggctcgaactcacggaccgggagatcgtgacctggctgaagtcggacacttaaccaactgcgccacccaggcgcccctatattgttAACATGTATTAAGCACTACATAAATGTGAGGGACTGTTACAGTATTGGGgatagaaaatagaatagaatacgTTGCAATGAACTCTGTGGAGTCTCTGCCTACGTTCAAACTCTGGTGCCATCTCTTAgaagctgtgtgactctgggtaaGGTACTTAATTTCCAGATGCTAGTCTTTCGCTGAGAATGAGGACTGTGACAGTCTACCTCAAAGGGTTGTAGTTACAAGTAATGGACTTAACGCATGTAAAGGGGCTTAAAATAATGCCAAGCGCCCCGTAAGTATGAATGACTGTTATTACTGCATTGCTATTATTAATCGTAGGCATAAACAACTTGGGACCTGACTTctcaaatcaaaacacaagaagTAGGGTGGGAAGTGGTACACTAGAGTTCTTAGTGTATCCACTGGTGTCCTTCAAAACCAGCAAGCAGGAATCGAGCTTGTGACAGTGGGAAGGTGGGCCATGTGCCGCTCAGCCTGCTGACGCACCCGACAGAGTGGCACGTCCTACCCGTTCTACTGCTACCACTCCTTAGGGAGGGAACTCGTGAGAAAGCAGCAGCTTTGGTTCGTAGAGCGAGTTCTAATGTTTCCTCTAGTGTTTCTACAGAAATTGCATTATAAGGGACAAGAATTTCtgtcacagcaaaattgaaacaTTTCAAGCACACGTCAGCAATACATgccactgctataaacactgacTGAGGAGCCGGGGAACCTGAATTCTTGACTGGGTTCTAATACTATCTATTTGTGTGGTCTGGGCCTTCAACATGCACATGGGTGCAAAGaggttcttttttattctttaatgtttatttatttttgagagaaagagagagagcacatatgagcggggtaagggcagagagagagagaggcaggctccaggctctgagctgccagcacagagcctgatgggggcttgaactcacggactgcgagaccatgccctgagccgaagctggacactcaaccgactgagccacccaggcgtcccaggtgCAAAGAGGTTCTTGAATGAGATGGTCTCTAAGGCACTTTCCAACTCTAACAATCATATTCAAATATAGAGTTTCTTTCCTTGGTAATGgttaaagaaaattattgaaattttactaaaataCAGTTCAGTAGAACCTGTTAGAAGAATGAACGTGCTAAATCATACGTAAACTTAGAACATATATATGATTATGGTTTAGAAAACAGAATCGCCTACAATAATGACTGTAAACATTCCCTCATTCTTCAACTTGTCTCGAATCCTAAAAGGACATgctacaaaaactaaaaatatgatgCCAAAACTTTCTGGTTTGAGATTTGCCTCAAAATGTTTCTTTGATagataaaaaagatatttattagaGAGGGCCAATTTAACTAAAACcgaatatacatataaaataatgactAGTAAAGTCACTTGCTATTAGCTTTCATACTAGTTAGGGAAGAATGTTTTAATTAATGCCTTATACACATTGTGTATCATTTTCAGAGTCTTAAGACAGTAGAGTAAGCTTTTCAAGGGTAAGAAAAGTGTCTTATTAGGGTCTCAAAGCACCCAAGAACACTAATAGTATGCCATTGCAAACAGTGGGCACTCACCAAAATGTGTGCACTGAGCTGGGGAAGAAAAAGTATTACAGTGAGGTGATAGTTGGCAGAGTTATTCTCTGAAACCTAAACAAATGCAAAGGCATCGTGGTGTTGgatttaacaaattaataaaattaattctggCCCAATTAATAACACCAATAGATACtcgtttttttccatttttttttttttttacgttacTGACTTTAAAAGTAggttaatattaattctttttactttttttttccttcactggtttgtttttttacaaagacTTTATACAACCTCATTTCAAAATGAAGGCTTTTATTTGGACCCTAAGTGTGTTATTCTTCCTACTAATGGGCATTGGACATTGCAGAGGAGGacagttcaaaataaaaaaaataacccagagGAGATACCCTCGTGCCACAGATGGTaaagaggaagcaaagaaatgTTCATACACATTCCTGGTGCCTGAACAAAAAATTACAGGGCCAATTTGTGTCAATACCAAAGGGCAAGATGCAAGTACTATTAAAGATATGATCACcaggatggaccttgaaaacctGAAGGATGTGCTCTCCAGGCAGAAGCGGGAAATAGATGTCCTGCAGCTGGTGGTGGATGTAGATGGAAACATTGTAAATGAGGTAAAGCTGCTGAGAAAAGAAAGCCGGAACATGAACTCCCGTGTTACTCAACTCTATATGCAGCTATTACATGAGATTATCCGTAAGAGGGATAATTCACTTGAACTTTCCcagttggaaaataaaatcctCAATGTCACTACAGAAATGTTGAAGATGGCAACAAGGTACAGGGAACTAGAGGTGAAATATGCTTCCTTGACTGATCTCGTCAATAACCAGTCTGTGATGATCACTTTGCTGGAAGAACAGTGCTTGAAGATATTTTCCCGACAAGACCCCCATGTGTCTCCTCCTCTTGTCCAGGTGGTGCCACAACATATTCCTAACAGTCATCCGTATACTCCTGGACTGCTGGGGGGTAATGAGATACAGAGGGATCCAGGTTATCCCAGGGATTTAATGCCACTACCCGATCTGGGGACTTCTTCCACCAAAAGTCCTCTCAAGATACCACCAGTAACGTTCATCAATGAAGGTGAGTTACCTCTTACCGTTAAAAATGGAAGCATGAGGTTAATATGTTTTACGGTTTATGAAACAATGCACACAATAAATGGCTTACTCTTCGTTTTGGTGACGTAATTATACacgaacatttttgttttctattaaccAAGAATTGAACTTAAATACATCTCTCAGGTCTGAGTCTAAGAGTTTCTAAAAACAGAGTATTCTGTGAGAAAAGTATTGTCGTCCATCCAAATTCTCACAATCTAAGTCACCAGCATTAAGACAGGAATGAGTCCATAATCCACTTCTAACCTCTACAACCCCCCATCGGCCTCCAGCTAGATCATCTAGCTGCTCAGCAATCCTTCTGTTTACCTCTTGCTGCTCTccccattttcctcctctccacaaggaacatttaaaaatttgctttcacTCTCCTTAAGCCTCTAATTACACCTCCTCCTTACCTCTGCTCTCAGAAATGTGTCATCTACTCCTGCACTGAGATGAAGTCTACTCAGGCCCTAGGTTCCTTGTTTTTTCCCTATTTTGGAAACATCTACACAACACCCATGCCTTCTTGCCCTCAGTGTTAAGAGGAAAAGGTATCCCTTCTATTTTCCAGGGCTAAACAAACTACAATTTGTATCTTATACCCACATACGTATAATTACATTTTCACTAtggttaaacaaaacaaaacaaaacaaaacaaaacctaaaactgaTCCCACTATCCCTAcctctatttcttaattttgttccttcttccattcctcttccctccctccctccctcccttcctctttcccttcagTATTGGTCACCGATCTAAGTGGccagaatacaaagataaataattcATCTTTGTTTCAGTTTAGTAAGCTCACTGCtaattttctgagtattttacatttattttacccCTGCAACCATTTTGCCATAAGGCATTCTCTTGAATTCTTTAGAAGTTGATTTGTTTCCTTAGAGTGAAAAGAAAGGTCCAAATGCCCCAaagtaaaaagattaaataaatagttCATTCACTTACTGAAAAGGCAGTACATGAAAATGTACGTAGACTATGGAGTGATTTTAAACAACAACACAGAGAACAAAGACTGGAACGCGTATGTCATAAAGTATGTCTCTGCAGCAGTGGACCCCACTGCTTTCTTGGGGCTCCACTTCAGAATATTCTGACTCTTCCTACTTCTCTAAATTCTTCATTTgcatctccttccttctctacatttaaaaaagttttcctcAAGATACTCTGTTTTGCAGGTTTCACACACCTTCAAGGCCTCCAAGTATCACCACTGCTCAGACGACTCCTGCCTGGGGCTCTCCCTCCAAATTCTAACCAATGCTCAGTGTTTGCATCTGGATGTTCTACCATCACCTCACATGGTGCTGCTTCCTCTCCTGAAATGCCTTCTCCCAGTTTCTCTCTTGACCTGGCAAATTTTAAGGCTTAAGTAAAATAATACCTTAAATATTACACATTCCCAGATTCCAACAAACATCTAAATGGCTCTTTCCCCAAACTGCTGACTTTGCCTTGAACATGTTTTCTGTTATCACATTACACTAGAGTTGTTTGCATGTTGGTCTCCTGGTAGACTGAATGCTTCTGGAAGAAAGTgaactgtcttttcattttactgtCTCAAACATCTAGctgggggatgcctggctggctcagctggttaagccactgactctcgatctcagggtggtgagttagagccctgtgttgggctccatgcagcgtatgaagcctactttaaaaaaaaaaaaaaaaaggggcgcctgggtggcgcagtcggttaagcgtctgacttcagccaggtcacgatctcgcggtctgtgagttcgagccccgcgtcgggctctgggctgatggctcagagcctggagcctgtttccgattctgtgtctccctctctctctgcccctcccccgttcatgctctgtctctctctgtcccaaaaataaaataaataaacgttgaaaaaaaaaaaattaaaaaaaaaaaaaaaaaaaaaagagcgcctgggtggctcagtgggttaagcatccgactttggctcaggtcatgatctcatggtttatgagttcgagccccgtgtctggctctgtgctgacagctcagagcctggaacctgcttcagattctgtctgtgtgtctgtctctctctctgcccctcccccgctctcactgtctaagaaaataaacaaacaaaaaaaaagagaactctcaGTATTCAACAGTAAGAAATTGAACATCTAGGTAGGATCAAGTCTTGGCACATTGTGCTCAGCATATTTTAAGCACTATGATAGAtatttgaggaataaatgaatgagtgaatgaatgactaaagcttaaaataatcttttcccCAAGctagcattttccttttaaaataagtaacttaTTACAGAAGTAATACATATTTACCgaagaaaatccagaaaatacTAACAAGCTTTTAAGAAAGTTTCGCTAAATAGCCAATagaaataaacaggggcgcctgggtggctcagtcagttatgcgtccgactttggctcaggtttcaagtccctcatcgggctctctgctgacagcacagaacctactttggatcctctgtcccctgctctctctgccccttccctgcttgtgctctctccaaaaaataaacaaacattacagacaaaaagcaaatagaaacaaacaaaagttaaccAACACTTTGGTAATAGCCTTCAAGTCTTTCTTATTTGCCCTTCCTGTTAAACATGGTAATCAGTATTCttgcagctttaaaaaataactttgttctttttctttctctatgattatatccttaggataaattcccatTAGTAAGATTGGTGggtcatttgattttaatttctctgttttgaTTTCCATCACTCCCTATTTCTGAATTTGTTTGGCCCATCTCTGACACTTGCCTCCTGCCCCACATACCCAGTCAGCTCAGTTCTACCCCTGCTGCTTTTCCATCGTTCGTGGACTTGTCCCTCATTTCTATTCAGAGCCAGAACTCTAACTTAGCTCCCAATTATCTATGGCAGCAGCTAGAGGATAGACTTCTGGGTTATCAGCTGTGTAACCTCAGGGTGTGGGGTGAAGGTGGGGCGAAACtgctctgtgcctcggtttcctcatctgtaaaatgggggataatAAATGTACTTACCTCATAGAATTTAACATTTGAggagtacttagaacagtgcctggcagtcAAAATGTTAACTCTTACTAGAAATGGTGTAATAGCTTGTCAATTAGCCtaactccattttctctctccatcaaaatatattctatattgcCAACAGATCTTCTGAAACTACCACTTTGATCACATCACACTTCTGCTCAGCAGTTCCATATGACACACAGAAAATGTGCATTTTGCTTAGCCTGGGTAAGAACAATTTCCTCCTCAAAACAATCTTACTTCTTTAGCTTTCCTTCTATTAAGTTCCTTCATAAAAACCATCTGTTTCAATAAAATGAATCAACTCAttgtctttgaaatattttccatgcTTTCTGCCTATCAAATTATAAGGCTCAgaccaatataaaataaaataaaataaaataaaataaaataaaataaaataaaataaaacagcaactCCTCCTTAAAGTCCTTGCTGACTTCCTCAGGCTTAAAGTGATTGCTTCTTTCCACAAATGTTTCTTTTGTCTGTGACATAAAGTATATACAACATTCCTTATACTCCCTCTTGAATTATCAGTTATCTTTACAGGTACATATAGTACTTATATACACATCTAAATAACATGTCTTCTAACTATAATATAAGCTCCTTCCTAGTAGATGGATATTGTCTCTCACTTGcagatgctaaataaatgttggcTAACTTGTTACTACATTTTTACAGAGCTTCTTAAAGTTTTCATTCCAAAGACCTTCATGAAAGTACTTTTGATACATTGCACTAACAATGTATTAACTAATGCTGTATTAACTAACAGCGTGTTAAGAGTATAGATATCAGGATTCATTCAGTTTATATTGTTTTAACACTCAGTAACAACAGGCTAGAACACCATTATGTTAGGTAAATGATGATCACTACTAATATCCCCACACCCTGTGATTTCCAAAGCAAAGATGTGTACAAAATGATCCACTgggtatagaaagaaaaaaatacgtatttacttttgatattcttttaaaaagtgtatgttTTAGGTAAGCTTTTAATGTTCGCAATTTATCAGCATAATAGTTTATACATtatcacatataaataaatataactgaagtgtgtagaatttttttttttaattttttttttcaacgtttatttatttttgggacagagagagacagagaatgaatgggggaggggcagagagagagggagacacagaatcggaaacaggctccaggctctgagccatcagcccagagcctgacgcggggctcgaactcacagaccgcgagatcgtgacctggctgaagtcggacgcttaaccgactgcgccacccaggcgcccctagaatttttttttaactgatggaAGGTATAGCCACATAGGTACGGAGATGAACACCATGGAGTATTTTCTGTGAGTGCTGAATCTTAACTGGATGgtatcagttctagaagaaattattattcatatattcatacactgatacattaaaaaatgcttacaCAAAATGAGCTGTATCACTTCTAGATTTTATTATACACTGAGCTGTAGTGtaagaaaaatcttttatttcagaattaaatCCCATGTTAGGGATTTAGCATATCAAAAGTCCCATTTAAAAGACCTCTGCTTTAATAAAACAATGGTGTTTATATCCTTAATAAACTAATCCCTAATGTAAAATTAAGGGCACACATCATTTTTTCTGCTATTCACTATTTGTTattataagtaaacattaacttTTTACCTATTTCATTCTATAAATGTTGGTCTTTGATATCCAAGGAATAATTAGCTACACCGTAAGAATGTTCATTAGAACACTAATGAGCATATGAGGGAAAGCGCACAGAGTTAAGAAAACCTGTTATCTTTGTTattgaccttgggtaagtcactttgCCTGACTGTCCTGTTCTCTCACTTGTACAATGAGAGTGCTTGTTGGACCTGACAATTTTAACATCCCTTTCTAGTTCTAATATTCTATGattcctataaaatataaattactctGAGCAACAATAAACAGACTtgctattttctttatatataatgtacT includes:
- the ANGPTL1 gene encoding angiopoietin-related protein 1; amino-acid sequence: MHQDFIQPHFKMKAFIWTLSVLFFLLMGIGHCRGGQFKIKKITQRRYPRATDGKEEAKKCSYTFLVPEQKITGPICVNTKGQDASTIKDMITRMDLENLKDVLSRQKREIDVLQLVVDVDGNIVNEVKLLRKESRNMNSRVTQLYMQLLHEIIRKRDNSLELSQLENKILNVTTEMLKMATRYRELEVKYASLTDLVNNQSVMITLLEEQCLKIFSRQDPHVSPPLVQVVPQHIPNSHPYTPGLLGGNEIQRDPGYPRDLMPLPDLGTSSTKSPLKIPPVTFINEGPFKDCQHAKEAGHSVSGIYMIKPENSNGPIQLWCENSLDPGGWTVIQKRTDGSVNFFRNWENYKKGFGNIDGEYWLGLENIYMLSNQDNYKLLIELEDWSDKKVYAEYSSFRLEPESEFFRLRLGTYQGNAGDSMMWHNGKQFTTLDRDKDMYAGNCAHFHKGGWWYNACAHSNLNGVWYRGGHYRSKYQDGIFWAEYRGGSYSLRAVQMMIKPID